The Naumovozyma dairenensis CBS 421 chromosome 1, complete genome genome includes a region encoding these proteins:
- the ICP55 gene encoding aminopeptidase (similar to Saccharomyces cerevisiae YER078C; ancestral locus Anc_7.268), with product MMQSFKSLRPSSIAPRLIPSLISKRNKFTSRLRSPIQAGQPLHETRPNLLKPGELTPGITALEYFQRRHDLMGRLPLNSCLILQSNQVKYASGAVFYPFQQDNDFYYLTGWNEPDSIMILERTRKDETIFHMITPPKDAFAEQWEGFRTGEKGVKDIFNADGSCSNSIAEWPSYLEKILKRNDTVYFDKQMIKNSSHNPAHHKQICTVLQINNKLDRLKTDAREIIAEMRKIKSDAELRVMRRAGQISGRSYNQAFGRRFRNERTLHSFLEYKFVSGGCDKSAYIPVVASGSNSLCIHYTSNNDVMYDDEMVLVDASGALGGYCSDISRTWPVNGEFTEPQKDLYSAVLNVQRKCIQLCKASNNYSLQDIHNKSMEYMKEELLNLGIPNAGNWEVDKLYPHYIGHNLGLDVHDVPQVSRFEPLKPGQVITIEPGLYIPNDTQFPDYFRNVGIRIEDDIAIHENSFTNLTIEAVKELPDLESVMTGGSMTKMDEDVISPLDL from the coding sequence ATGATGCAATCCTTTAAATCATTACGACCATCTTCGATTGCGCCGAGACTAATCCCTTCTCTCATCTCAAagagaaataaatttaCTAGCCGGTTGAGATCTCCAATCCAAGCAGGTCAACCCTTGCATGAAACTCGTCCAAACCTCTTAAAACCAGGTGAATTGACTCCTGGAATCACAGCCCTCGAATACTTCCAGAGAAGGCACGACCTCATGGGGAGGCTACCACTCAATTCGTGTTTAATCTTACAGAGTAACCAAGTAAAGTATGCTTCTGGTGCTGTCTTTTACCCTTTTCAAcaagataatgatttttattatttgacgGGTTGGAATGAGCCAGATTCTATAATGATATTGGAAAGAACTCGTAAAGATGAGACTATATTTCATATGATAACACCACCTAAAGACGCATTTGCTGAACAATGGGAAGGTTTCAGAACAGGTGAAAAAGGCGTCaaagatatatttaatgCAGATGGGAGTTGCTCAAATTCTATAGCTGAATGGCCTTCGTATCTGGAAAAGATcttgaaaagaaatgataCCGTTTACTTTGATAAGCAAATGATCAAGAATTCTAGTCATAACCCTGCTCATCACAAACAAATATGTACTGTGTTGCAGATAAATAATAAGCTAGATCGATTGAAAACTGATGCAAGAGAAATTATTGCGGAGATGAGAAAGATTAAATCAGATGCTGAACTTAGAGTGATGAGAAGAGCTGGCCAAATTTCAGGAAGAAGCTACAATCAAGCTTTCGGTCGAAGATTCCGAAACGAGCGTACTTTACATTCTTTCCTCGAGTATAAGTTCGTATCCGGCGGGTGTGATAAGTCAGCATATATACCGGTAGTAGCATCAGGATCGAACTCATTATGCATTCATTATACCAGTAATAATGATGTGATgtatgatgatgaaatggTTCTGGTAGATGCATCTGGGGCACTGGGTGGGTATTGTTCTGACATTTCGAGAACATGGCCTGTTAATGGGGAGTTCACTGAACCTCAAAAAGACTTATATTCCGCTGTTTTAAATGTTCAAAGAAAATGTATCCAACTTTGTAAAGCCTCTAATAACTATTCCTTACAGGATATTCATAATAAAAGTATGGAATATATGAAGGAGGAATTGCTTAACTTGGGAATTCCAAATGCGGGAAATTGGGAAGTAGATAAATTATATCCTCATTACATCGGCCATAATTTGGGGCTAGATGTGCATGACGTGCCACAAGTGTCGAGATTTGAGCCATTAAAGCCAGGACAAGTTATTACAATCGAGCCTggtttatatattcctAATGATACTCAATTTCCAGATTATTTCAGAAATGTTGGCATTagaattgaagatgatattgcTATTCATGAAAATAGTTTTACTAATTTGACAATAGAAGCAGTAAAGGAACTACCAGACCTGGAATCAGTAATGACTGGTGGGTCTATGACAAAAATGGACGAAGATGTTATCTCTCCATTAGACTTGTAA
- the AIM9 gene encoding Aim9p (similar to Saccharomyces cerevisiae YER080W; ancestral locus Anc_7.271): MLRTTVGIRNSSLKLCLQKGQLLKISSQLKVSHYLNTTISKRHISDTPEQAFTKLTDENDPKRDQFFKYTWGSWLKNDKLEKEKRTTRFSIEGLNDVLNSLYKQMPENASNANVGSTIPLPSHNKNNTVSLTHNILAKNIGSIPPNSNMHITRLSSIHEGKHHRLYKIDTNLEKSFALRIPYPLDDATTMKMRIQSEVATMDFASSKLKINVPKIFSFAADSINPLGQPFILQEYIDGQLLMRQWDPLSSDENKGKLQSVIDAVSDIQKKLNSITFSHSGSIYFQNVIDSDPLIKSHDLEGRWCIGPSVERTLWRKKSALKRNQILKHVGPWSAESPVTDIIKDTAELELANVKRRLALLKANIPLGKNEAKVSENLLNEQSRSFGNLVTLAPFLFNSKLSKIPNLTALLKPRLFHPDLDPMNIILKKNDNGVEEPYLLDFENCSIKPFILQNSPQFIRYDGPKIYDLEKDSEEYKKLSDTEKQQYEFIYKRTRNEYMWENSLNERSPQLITSMAPPIKLLRGPYVATLERKTDEEFLIIDETMIQLKNFWKTFHENGLVINKEFPLEEQFSEEMIEKHNQALKEFHQKLITTPFAATQGWIPQDMFNNLLENGIIVKDADGNYSISESKI, translated from the coding sequence ATGCTAAGAACAACAGTTGGAATAAGGAATAGCTCCTTAAAACTGTGCCTCCAAAAGGGTCAGTTGCTCAAGATTAGTAGTCAACTCAAGGTCAGTCATTATCTTAACACTACAATATCTAAGAGGCACATTAGTGATACCCCGGAGCAAGCATTTACCAAGTTAACTGATGAGAACGATCCCAAGAGAgatcaatttttcaaatacaCTTGGGGCTCATGGTTAAAGAATGACAAATTagagaaggaaaaaagaaCTACCAGATTTTCCATTGAAGGTTTAAATGACGTATTAAATTCACTCTACAAACAAATGCCAGAGAATGCTTCTAATGCAAATGTTGGCTCAACAATTCCATTACCTTCccataataagaataatacaGTATCGCTGACGCACAATATTTTAGCAAAAAATATTGGTTCAATCCCACCGAATTCTAATATGCATATCACTAGATTATCAAGTATTCACGAAGGGAAGCATCATCgtttatataaaattgatACCAACCttgaaaaatcatttgCTTTAAGAATCCCTTATCCATTAGATGACGCCACAACAATGAAGATGAGAATTCAAAGTGAGGTTGCAACTATGGATTTCGCTTCATCAAAACTAAAAATTAATGTTCCAAaaattttctcttttgCTGCTGATTCAATCAATCCATTAGGGCAACCTTTTATCCTACAAGAATACATCGACGGTCAACTATTAATGAGACAATGGGATCCGTTAAGCTCcgatgaaaataaaggGAAATTACAATCTGTTATTGATGCCGTCTCTGAtatccaaaaaaaattgaattctaTCACTTTCTCTCATTCAGGTTCTATATATTTCCAGAATGTTATTGATTCGGACCCGTTAATCAAATCCCATGACTTGGAAGGTAGATGGTGCATTGGCCCTTCCGTTGAAAGAACCCTTTGGAGGAAGAAATCTGCTTTGAAGAGAAAccaaattttgaaacacGTTGGGCCATGGTCTGCAGAATCTCCTGTTACCGATATCATCAAAGATACCGCAGAACTTGAGTTAGCTAACGTTAAAAGAAGACTTGCCCTGTTGAAAGCGAACATTCCTCTAGGTAAGAACGAGGCAAAGGTTAGTGAAAACTTATTAAATGAGCAGTCCCGGTCGTTTGGAAATTTAGTGACATTAGCTCCATTTTTATTCAACTCTAAACTCTCTAAGATTCCAAACTTGACTGCATTATTGAAACCACGTTTATTCCATCCTGATTTAGATCCAATGAACATTATCCTCAAGAAAAACGATAACGGAGTTGAAGAACCATATTTGTTGGATTTCGAGAATTGCTCAATCAAACCATtcattttacaaaattctCCGCAATTTATCAGATACGATGGGCCCAAAATTTATGACTTAGAAAAGGATTCAGAAGAATACAAGAAACTATCAGATACagaaaaacaacaatatgaatttatttacaAAAGAACTAGAAACGAATACATGTGGgaaaattctttgaatgaaaGATCGCCCCAACTGATTACCTCAATGGCACCACCAATTAAATTGTTGAGAGGTCCATATGTAGCAACATTAGAAAGAAAGactgatgaagaattctTGATCATTGATGAAACTATGattcaattaaagaatttctGGAAGACGTTCCATGAAAACGGTTTAGTGATTAATAAGGAGTTTCCATTAGAAGAACAATTTTCTGAAGAGATGATTGAAAAACATAACCAAGCTCTGAAAGAGTTCCatcaaaaattgattaCTACTCCATTTGCTGCCACACAGGGTTGGATTCCTCAAGATATGTTTAACAACTTACTAGAAAATGGCATTATCGTAAAAGACGCTGATGGGAACTATTCTATTAGCGAAAGCAAGATctaa
- the PTP3 gene encoding tyrosine protein phosphatase PTP3 (similar to Saccharomyces cerevisiae PTP3 (YER075C); ancestral locus Anc_7.264): protein MSFSSDNGFMNSAFSTSDGSFTSEEMESDVKTLPIFPNSPLDTKINTSIFASPSNTYPSPTRTSPLSQGQSNQTPSLAASTHQIFKSKEKMISKPKNCTLITAVEAGKIIESTTIQDELLILDLRPFTDYSKSCIRSAIHICLPSTLLRRKNFTLDKLIENLTPLEQNVLSEKCAKNNLKIILYDNVANQRDDSISTACNGIIIKLSNYQEANNIKYNISILASGFRQFELLFPGLVSFNILPIDHQASVKHAEMNLSLQMPNSKNTGPNISRPSACISSKDPNAGMNNYGSPVSSSSPLSALFKFQLPPPPATPSTLFKFAQNEEVMNLESYLSAVNIKEEHERLQSQKNDYNIPLDTFEFPKRSYPTTSNSIHASPSTVRARSTLDKYKDKLAVQIKFEEFLNEFREHTSNEDFDQIVPKWYQNLMQRRKIQFISQYQKLDLLERRRLNNSLSSRKKNRKFMINYEGAHNGNLTTSSSSSTSEVTEKDFVFTKPSSGNYFTNEETAPLPKRSYSQPNCGVLNKEKWLCTIDSDEDSDDDKVEISSGLELGFKNRYKDIFPYEHSRVVLKKRSVSSISAMFSSKSTNSSPLPFTSATRKKNNTIDATDQDTSDENTDISENYINANYLKLPELALRHELLSEYGNKNSEVQFPENVQYIATQAPMQSTIDDFFTCILNNNVPLIISLTNDIESGVEKCFRYWKDAKYNDVEIELLEEVDVSSAMKPDDVAAKDMYTFDDDGGVILRRIRIIYNIDQSFETLQLQIKDWPDLGTLNPLAILKSLFLKHAILNRLIENNISSKDQDDMLENKLLTILVHCSAGCGRTGTWCTIDSIMTNLEKFDLLQNDCDLTNGKLFDPISWTINTFRKQRISMVQNINQFLSIYDCLLCFFKLKFNDTRPRTHGEESFSSIVSQAAKLDIVSRFVNSKRTEVRPLFA, encoded by the coding sequence ATGTCATTCTCTTCCGATAATGGCTTTATGAATTCTGCCTTTTCTACATCCGATGGAAGTTTTACGTCAGAGGAAATGGAAAGTGACGTCAAAACATTGCCAATATTCCCAAACTCACCTTTAGAcacaaaaataaatacaagTATATTTGCAAGTCCCTCTAATACATACCCTTCGCCCACAAGGACTTCGCCCCTTAGTCAGGGACAGTCTAATCAAACTCCATCTTTAGCAGCATCTACACATCAGATCTTTAAATCTAAAGagaaaatgatttcaaaaccaaaaaaCTGTACATTAATTACAGCAGTGGAGGCAGGAAAAATCATTGAGTCAACTACAATACAGGATGAGTTATTAATTTTGGACCTACGGCCATTTACAGATTATTCTAAGTCATGTATTAGGAGTGCCATCCATATTTGTTTACCTTCAACTCTcttaagaagaaagaacTTTACTCTTGATAAATTGATCGAAAACCTAACCCCACTGGAGCAGAATGTATTAAGCGAGAAATGTGCGAAgaacaatttgaaaattatacTATATGATAATGTTGCAAACCAAAGAGATGATTCAATATCAACGGCATGTAATGGGATTATCATAAAGCTTTCAAATTACCAAGAagcaaataatattaaatataacaTTTCAATTCTGGCCTCCGGGTTCCGCCAATTCGAACTTTTGTTTCCAGGATTAGTTAGCTTCAATATTTTACCAATAGATCACCAAGCAAGTGTTAAACACGCCGAAATGAACCTCAGCTTACAAATGCCTAACTCAAAGAATACCGGCCCAAACATATCCCGCCCTTCTGCATGCATTAGTTCAAAGGATCCGAATGCAGGTATGAATAATTATGGTTCTCCcgtatcatcatcatctccACTCTCTGcacttttcaaatttcaacTACCTCCTCCACCTGCCACTCCAAGTactttattcaaattcGCTCAAAACGAAGAAGTCATGAACTTAGAATCATATCTCAGTGCTGTCAATATTAAGGAAGAACACGAACGTCTACAATCACAAAAGAATGATTACAATATTCCTTTAGATACGTTTGAATTTCCTAAACGATCATACCCAACAACTTCTAATTCAATACATGCTTCACCATCTACAGTAAGAGCAAGATCTACAttagataaatataaagataaattGGCAGTTCAAATAAAGTTCGAAgaatttttaaatgaatttagAGAGCATACTAGTAACGAAGATTTTGACCAAATAGTACCCAAATGgtatcaaaatttaatgCAAAGACGTAAAATCCAATTCATCTCacaatatcaaaaattagATCTTTTAGagagaagaagattaaataattcGTTATCTAGTCGGAAAAAGAACAGAAAATTTATGATTAATTATGAAGGGGCCCATAATGGAAATTTAACTACTTCTTCATCAAGTAGTACAAGTGAGGTCACTGAAAAGGACTTCGTTTTTACGAAGCCTTCTTCCGGAAATTACTTTACCAATGAAGAAACAGCACCATTACCGAAAAGATCGTATTCTCAACCAAATTGTGGGGtattgaataaagaaaaatggcTTTGCACTATAGATTCCGATGAAGATTCcgatgatgataaagttgAGATATCCTCTGGTTTAGAACTAGGCTTTAAAAATAGatataaagatatatttcCCTATGAACATTCAAGAGtagttttgaaaaagagATCTGTATCTTCAATATCGGCAATGTTCTCCTCAAAATCAACGAACTCATCTCCATTACCCTTCACGTCTGCTACTaggaaaaagaataacACAATTGATGCTACAGACCAGGACACGAGCGATGAAAATACAGACATATCAGAAAATTATATCAATGCTAACTACTTAAAGCTACCGGAACTTGCTCTACGTCATGAACTATTGTCAGAATATGGTAATAAGAATTCTGAGGTGCAATTTCCAGAAAATGTGCAATATATCGCCACACAAGCACCAATGCAATCAACGATCGATGATTTCTTCACTTGTATACTGAACAATAATGTCCCATTGATTATATCATTAACgaatgatattgaaagcggtgttgaaaaatgtttcaGATATTGGAAAGATGCAAAATACAATGACGTTGAAATAGAATTGTTAGAAGAAGTAGACGTATCTTCAGCAATGAAACCTGATGATGTTGCTGCCAAAGACATGTATACTttcgatgatgatggtggtGTAATATTGAGAAGAATTCGAATTATATACAATATTGATCAATCCTTCGAAACGCTCCAATTACAAATTAAAGACTGGCCTGATTTAGGCACCTTAAATCCATTAGCTATCCTCAAATCACTATTCTTGAAACATGCAATCCTTAACCGattaattgaaaacaatATCTCTTCAAAAGATCAAGATGATATGctggaaaataaattattaactaTATTGGTTCATTGCTCAGCTGGTTGTGGTAGGACAGGTACCTGGTGTACAATTGACTCCATAATGACTAATTTAGAGAAATTCGatttattacaaaatgaCTGTGACTTGACAAATGGGAAGCTGTTTGATCCCATCTCATGGACTATAAATACATttagaaaacaaagaataTCAATGgttcaaaatataaatcaGTTCCTAAGTATTTATGATTGTTTACTTTGCTTTTTCAAGTTGAAATTCAACGATACTAGACCAAGGACTCATGGCGAGGAGTCGTTTAGCAGCATAGTGTCTCAAGCAGCCAAGCTAGATATTGTATCAAGATTTGTTAACAGTAAGAGAACGGAAGTACGACCTTTATTTGCATGA
- the MRX1 gene encoding Mrx1p (similar to Saccharomyces cerevisiae YER077C; ancestral locus Anc_7.266) produces the protein MLKSRIQCQSRKFHVLSIVNSQIKTKLRRFEEHGTLKRKTGRELLNYEQKKRNKLKKLQKTAYPKDQALHILRKNYSLSKVKNLEPFRIGPTSQSDLKFLSLTKDKRLLYTILGVNGEQLRDAHLINNDVKKFLQRGQIEKAIFLTRIAKHRGSAGMNTIMEYYLHTLKQAQTAWELYNWRKKWGIPLNEYSNTILFKGLAEQENRISSKTGNSILKIIEQKRDSGELNQIEFNAALGALSNCIDITNVFKLYEMKIDGIRRDSITFLWMLRACSRVKAENLFVELINGLLKKIPPRVIDEKLLFEFCKALHSKKEFKDIKKSTLYALNEYFELPEELVIKRKPSEMIKLQPLSHWNIAERYPLNRHVVGLFVEACMEQKEYRMIINWWLQLISGPNENRNKLLDLPIIHIVMEALIQGHPTTCANECLQAFEIVKMLPSIPASRHTLKLMYKSFEKQAIRSYTNKEEERANELLKLCQGFITNSEARYSEKFKGKVYPKQVWQYLFPIIRNVNVYGLLTKQNTMAILTEFLKTLIIGDFTQYDDTEKIKSKQKFLYLEASRFIFAIFGGIKIPDYNSEKQAYTKEENDLFQLRRLLLKLRATLLEFVEHLEKENITSSHSREVANKLSHRIDDLARTIYTKLVASKA, from the coding sequence ATGCTAAAATCAAGGATCCAATGTCAGTCTCGTAAATTCCATGTCTTATCGATAGTGAATTCTCAAATCAAAACTAAGCTTCGACGTTTCGAGGAGCATGGTACTTTGAAAAGGAAGACAGGAAGAGAGCTGCTAAATTACGAGCAGAAGAAACGAAATaaactgaaaaaattgCAAAAGACAGCATACCCAAAGGACCAAGCTCTTCATATTCTTCGAAAGAACTATTCTCTTTCTAAAGTAAAAAATCTGGAACCTTTCAGGATAGGGCCCACATCCCAATCggatttaaaatttttatcCTTAACTAAAGATAAAAGGTTATTATATACTATTCTAGGTGTTAATGGTGAACAGTTACGAGATGCCCATCTGATAAATAATGACGTTAAAAAGTTTCTACAACGTGGGCAAATAGAAAAAGCTATCTTCTTAACTAGGATTGCAAAACATAGAGGATCAGCGGGCATGAATACTATTATGGAATATTATCTACATACTTTGAAACAAGCACAAACAGCATGggaattatataattggCGTAAGAAATGGGGTATTCctttaaatgaatattcaaataCCATCTTATTTAAAGGGTTGGCAGAGCAAGAAAACCGAATATCTAGTAAGACTGGGAATTCAATTctaaaaattattgaacaGAAACGGGATAGTGGTGAATTAaatcaaattgaatttaatgcAGCTCTTGGGGCATTATCAAATTGTATTGATATCACAAATGTATTCAAACTTTATGAGATGAAAATAGATGGTATTAGACGAGATAGTATCACGTTTCTTTGGATGTTACGTGCATGTTCAAGGGTTAAGGCAGAAAACTTATTCGTAGAATTAATCAATGGTCTACTAAAGAAAATACCACCTCGTGTCATAGACGAGAAATTACTGTTTGAGTTTTGCAAGGCTTTACATTCCaagaaagaatttaaagatataaaaaagTCAACATTATATGCACTCAATGAATATTTCGAGTTACCAGAGGAGCTTGTTATTAAAAGGAAGCCGAGTGAGATGATTAAACTACAACCCTTGTCTCACTGGAATATTGCTGAACGCTATCCACTAAACAGGCACGTTGTGGGTTTATTTGTAGAGGCGTGTATGGAACAAAAAGAATACAGGATGATCATCAATTGGTGGCTACAGTTGATATCTGGTCCAAatgaaaatagaaataagCTACTTGATCTTCCAATTATCCACATTGTCATGGAAGCACTTATCCAAGGACATCCAACTACTTGTGCCAATGAGTGTTTGCAAGCGTTTGAGATCGTTAAAATGTTACCTTCTATTCCGGCATCTAGACACACTCTAAAGCTAATGTATAAATCTTTTGAGAAACAGGCAATAAGGTCATACACAAAcaaggaagaagaaagagcCAACGAACTTCTTAAGTTGTGCCAGGGGTTTATTACTAATTCAGAGGCTCGATACTCTGAGAAGTTCAAGGGAAAAGTTTACCCCAAGCAGGTATGGCAATATTTATTCCCAATTATACGGAACGTCAATGTCTACGGCCTACTTACGAAACAGAATACAATGGCAATTCTAACAGAGTTTCTGAAAACCCTAATTATAGGCGACTTTACGCAGTATGATGATACGGAAAAGATAAAGTCTAAACAAAAGTTCCTGTACCTAGAGGCTAGCAGATTTATTTTTGCTATTTTTGGTGGAATTAAAATTCCTGATTATAACTCTGAAAAACAAGCTTATaccaaagaagaaaacgaTCTCTTTCAATTGAGACGacttttattaaaattgagGGCTACGCTGTTAGAATTTGTTGAACACTTAGAGAAAGAGAACATAACTAGTTCTCATTCAAGAGAAGTTGCCAATAAGTTATCTCATAGAATAGACGACTTAGCACGCACTATTTATACTAAACTTGTAGCATCTAAGGCCTAA